The genomic stretch GTCATGTAATGGCAATAATTTGTTCCCCTATGAACTCTTGAGCTGAATTTAGATTGTTATGCTTGTCTTTAATTTTGCTACGTTCCAATCCAATTTGGCATCATACATGCATGGTTTTCACTTAATTAATCtttttgtgtaattatttattatttttgtggtgTTTGTTGTGTTATTGTTATTTGTTCATTCAGTTTGACTAATATGCACATAAATACGATTTTctacacaaaaatttaaaatacatagcCTTAAGTGCCAAATGTCTAACAATATTCTTTTCCGATGACTAGTACATTTAAAAATACCACACATACACAGACTCGATAGTGTGAGTCTAGAACACAAGACCGGTGACCCATTCATTTATGTAGAATGCAAGTTGCACCAGTTCAACAAACTTAACAAAGCAAAATAGGGTTTACAACTTGGACTCGTTTATTCTTATGGATCTATCACCAAAGTGGACCAGCTATATAGCCTAGAGATCAGGGCAACAACTGGACTCGTTTATTCTTATGGATCCATCACCAAAGTGCACAAACTATATAGCCTAGAGATCAGGGCAACAACTATAGGTAATGAAGCTCTTCATAACTTTGCCACAAATAAGGCATTTAACCTTTTTAGGGGTGCTCCCTATGTTAGCAACAACGGCCAAGCTGTAGCAATCATGATAGCTTTCATAGGTCTTACCCTCTTTAATCTTCTGAATGAGTGCATCAACAAAACCAACTTGTTTGTTGAGTGCTGCCCATGTAGTGTAGTTTTTCAATAGATTTAGAATGGTTTCATCCTGAGCTTTGGCCATCTTAGGGCTTGAACCACGACAAATTGCAGCCCATCCTCCAGCGCTTGCATCAAAGCTCAGAAGTGTCACGATGTTTTCCATTGTCATATCATCTACAATAGACTTACCACTTTCCACCCTAGTTTGCCATATGCTTTGCAGGGTGGCCCAAAATGACGACATGTACTTTTTTTCTGTAAATCGAAATATAATATTGAAATTGGGGTTTTTTTGTTCGAAAATCTTCTGGTGTGTTTTCCAGCTCAAATTGCTTTTTCCAACGTACATCATGACGAATTCTATGTTAGCATCCTTTACAACGTTGCAAGCATATTCTACAAATTCCTGAATCCACTTTGTGTCTTCACCTCCAAACAAGAAGATGTACTTTCGAGCATCAATCTGGAAACACGAATAACCTCCGTCATATTACCATATATAAGTAtgtaataatgataaaaatatcactattaACTTATACTACATGTTAGGAAGatatgaaaatgacatttttcaaacgCAACTAATCATGCAGGGCAAATAGCTGCTGTTAAATGGCCAATTAAGTGAGAATATAGTCACATACCCATTCATTTATTGTTTCTCCCAAAGTATCTTGCAACAGTTGAATCATGGTCCCTTTCCAAagttgttcatcttcttccttgatATTAGTCGATTCAGATGCAAAAACCGATTTTTCCCAAATCCAAAAGAGGTCGACGGCGCCAGATTTCACAAATTTTCCTTGTGGGTTTAGTACCACAAGCTGTGACCTGTCCTTGAACTTCCAAACCTCCTTGATGTACTTGATGACAGCTTTGCCAAGCTTGAAAGGCTCGTTAATGCAGTACCAGGGCATTGAATCTCGAGTTTTCTTGAAGTATTTTGCTATCTCCTCATTCCATGAAATTGATTCATCCATGATAGGAACCCACACGATCTCATATGGAGTcaattttctttcatatttcTCAGAGAGAATAGAGATTTCGTCTTCGGAAAGCTGCTCTAGGTTTGAAAAGTATAGCAGCACATGTTTACCACTTAGCTTGTTCATTTCTTCCTGTGCACACAAAACAACCACCGCCAGTTCAATAATTACACATATAACAATTAGAAAAGAAGATAATAAAAACTTGAACACGATATAACAGTCGAGTTCCATAGCCATTGAGTTTTTTCCTTGCCATCTCAATCATGAAGATGAAAAGAGAGGATTTAAGGATGATAAGCAAGCTACAGTCAATAGATAGTTGAAGCAAACTTCAATAAGCTAAAACTCCATAGCCCACAATCATCATACAATCTGGGCTCAATAAACTCCCAGAAAAGGTTCATCATTGTAGGAGATACAAGTATTTGGGCTTATTAATTAGGGATTAAAATATATAGATCTCCCTACACCTGATCCAACAATAGAAGAGGCTTAGCAAAGATAAAGCAAACCTGCATCTTAGTAGAACAATTATAGATCATTGTCGCTTGACTCTCTTTCCAGAGTAGAGCTTTGAGGATTTCCATATTATTGGTGTATGTTCCCTTAAACTTACGGACAAGTCTCCCATAATCCTCAAGAACAATTATCTCCTCTGCAACATATATGACAACTTATTATTCGGTTTGTTCCATTATGAATCCATGCAATTTACAATACACGCTAAATAAGCAAAAATTGGTATTAAACGTTTGAGATAAAAATGACGTGtctatcttatatatatttattaagaacaaatgaacaagaaaatatgataattttgttGGATTTTCCAATTGATAAATTGGAGTTGGACTAACCAATGTACTTCTTCCAGCTTTCCATTTGGCTCCCTAGCTCCATGCGTACGCTCTTTAGCTCTATCGCTAGGCTAGAAAACACTTGAGCGTCCGTTGCTGTTGGTTCATACCTGATATTAAGGGattatttaattgtgtaaaCCAGTCCCTATTTTcagaaatgtaattaaaaaatttattcaaatataaaagttttttaaataaaaaactcaaaatagagATTTTCTAAACATGATTCTTGAAATTAAACTGAACTTGGAATAGTTCTAAAACGATACTTATTTGGATATTTGAAAAACAAGGTTCTCCGGAAAATTTTGCCAAAATCATTTTCATCTCCTCTAACACAAGTTACGCGGagaaaactctctctctctctctctctctctctctcatgcatatgctccaattttctatattaaaaattattttcctgtGCTTTTAACATTGTACTTCTAATATTGAACGCTTTTTTcgcttttataaaattttattaaagaattaaagaTAGAAAACTAAAAGACACATTTTGCACATCTTAACCCTTGTCAGGCCAAGCTGTCGAAGATAAAgaatattcatatataaaatattatttgtataaataattagATAATCAAGAGGATAATTGAAAATGCTACTTTCTAACATTAAAGGCACCAATCGGGCTAAGTCCGGCCAGGTCAGATTTTATGATGAAgcttgatgattgatgatgaaattcGATCTAATTTTATCATTGAATGAAGTCCAATTCGATCATCGAACTTGTACATTTCGTCAGTATATGTAATATAtcctaaatatattaatttcacaAAATGCTATATATAGAAAAAGGATATATTATTGCTCAATTAAGTTGGAGAAAACGTACTCATATCCCAAGGCCACAGTGCTCATCAGTAGTGATTCAGAAGCCACGGTACTTAAAATGCTCAAATACACAGCCTTTGCCAAATCATCTTCATAAGCATTGAAAATTGAAGTTAACATAGCGTTCTGAGATTGGAAGGTCCTGACGTCAACAATGTACTTGGTAAGATAGAGGATGGCCTTGACAACTTTCAGTGCCTCAGACTTGAATGTCGAATGGGTCTGTTTCGATTGATTTGGGGACAGTTGGAGGAAAGCCACAGATTTGACAAATGGGTCGTTCCTCTCATAAAGTTGGGAAACCAGTAAATATGAGCCATAGTTGGCGGCAAATGCGGCCAAGGTTATGACAGCCTTGGCTTCCCATGAGTAGCTTCCCAGTGATTGAAGAAGTACCAGGGCGACTTCCCTCGTGTTTGCAGTAGCCCCCGAACACTTGCAGGAGAGCTGCCACAACAGTTGACACATATAAACATCTCGAATCTGGAAACAACGCTGCCTTTCAAATAAAAAGCAGGAAAAAGTTCACCTTGTCAaataattgtttcttttttccttcagttagttcaaaaatttcacttctATCATTTTACTTTTTTGCTCAGGCAGTTCTATGGCACATAAGTTTAATTGagattaaaaaattcatatatctGAATTCTGAtgttagagataattaaaaaatctaaattaggttagtttaaattaaatttatcagtTTAAGTTTAGGATTAGATCAGTCTTATCTCTTGGATTAGGGTTAGATTTATCTTTGTTTCCTAGATTTATGTTTAGAGTTAAAATTAGGGTTAGTTTTGTTAggtttattattatattgtattttaatctataatttttttgtatattatcCTTGTTATATACGCAAACCAATACAGTATCTACCTTTCATATTCTTCTAACATCTCGAAAGCTAGTGAGGAGCAAATTTAGAAATTCATGTAAGAGgaatctgaaatttttttttaagatgtaaaattatatatcacAAATTTTATAGTGagctgtaatttttatttttactagcttattattaaaaaatattttttaatataaaaaattaattttagtcaTGAACCGCCCTGCGCTGAGTCCAAGGCAGCTCAAACATAGATCCGAAGTTATCCCATTTGGCAGAGAGAGCTAACTACTCTCCAGAATTTCTTTCACCCAGAATTGCCTTTGCGACCACACATGGCCTCTGTTCAACTTCCCTCACAATTGATTTGTGAGCTCACCTACTACCTTCCCCAATTTCGTACTAACAAT from Diospyros lotus cultivar Yz01 chromosome 9, ASM1463336v1, whole genome shotgun sequence encodes the following:
- the LOC127810300 gene encoding protein SIEVE ELEMENT OCCLUSION B-like; translation: MDTANGAVRMIPENVDGALLQRILDSHKPLDAKKFDAKPLLDAVEDIIRRVEGSNGKASQGDLGRMMEPWIHETIKKVSCELSCKCSGATANTREVALVLLQSLGSYSWEAKAVITLAAFAANYGSYLLVSQLYERNDPFVKSVAFLQLSPNQSKQTHSTFKSEALKVVKAILYLTKYIVDVRTFQSQNAMLTSIFNAYEDDLAKAVYLSILSTVASESLLMSTVALGYEYEPTATDAQVFSSLAIELKSVRMELGSQMESWKKYIEEIIVLEDYGRLVRKFKGTYTNNMEILKALLWKESQATMIYNCSTKMQEEMNKLSGKHVLLYFSNLEQLSEDEISILSEKYERKLTPYEIVWVPIMDESISWNEEIAKYFKKTRDSMPWYCINEPFKLGKAVIKYIKEVWKFKDRSQLVVLNPQGKFVKSGAVDLFWIWEKSVFASESTNIKEEDEQLWKGTMIQLLQDTLGETINEWIDARKYIFLFGGEDTKWIQEFVEYACNVVKDANIEFVMMYVGKSNLSWKTHQKIFEQKNPNFNIIFRFTEKKYMSSFWATLQSIWQTRVESGKSIVDDMTMENIVTLLSFDASAGGWAAICRGSSPKMAKAQDETILNLLKNYTTWAALNKQVGFVDALIQKIKEGKTYESYHDCYSLAVVANIGSTPKKVKCLICGKVMKSFITYSCCPDL